A part of Fervidobacterium thailandense genomic DNA contains:
- a CDS encoding bifunctional nuclease family protein: MKRAVVKALVLDKVSNAPVVLLGIENTNKVLPIWIGACEASVMALVLEKVPFERPLTHDLILEILETLETKIEKFVIHSIVDNVFYAKIVLRDLTVSEQEIADGISPYLEIDARPSDCIILSLKTGAPLYVANDIVASEAIVLDELKEPEEAFKKFVENLDINEFRKLLDDQMTQGGE, encoded by the coding sequence GTGAAGAGAGCGGTCGTTAAGGCACTTGTCCTCGATAAGGTTTCGAACGCACCGGTTGTTTTACTCGGCATCGAGAACACGAACAAAGTGTTGCCCATCTGGATAGGTGCTTGTGAAGCGAGTGTTATGGCCCTTGTACTCGAGAAGGTTCCGTTTGAAAGACCCTTGACACACGATTTGATACTCGAGATACTTGAAACACTTGAGACCAAAATAGAAAAGTTCGTCATACACTCGATCGTCGACAACGTCTTCTACGCAAAAATTGTGCTTCGGGACCTTACCGTTTCCGAGCAGGAAATTGCGGATGGTATCAGTCCCTACTTGGAGATTGATGCGCGACCTTCGGATTGTATCATCCTCTCCCTTAAAACGGGGGCACCTTTGTACGTGGCCAACGATATTGTGGCCTCCGAAGCTATAGTCCTCGACGAGTTGAAAGAACCCGAGGAAGCGTTCAAAAAGTTCGTCGAAAACCTGGACATAAATGAATTCCGAAAGCTTTTGGATGATCAGATGACGCAGGGTGGAGAGTGA